A single region of the Halobacterium wangiae genome encodes:
- the rocF gene encoding arginase, producing MTRTVQLIGAPMDYGADRRGVDMGPSAIRYADLATELADAGVEAVDAGDLLVPRAEERDPGDADAKFLPEIEDVCRRLADEVADALAEDRVPLVLGGDHAVAIGSMAGSARDADIGAVWFDAHGDFNTPETSPSGNVHGMPLAAALGEGTFADHPWANAAGLREENVAYVGLRTLDDHEREAIRDSDMTAFTMSEIDERGITDVTEEALDVASAGVDGVHVSFDMDWLDPETAPGVGTPVRGGATYREAHTALETVAERDADEEILRSMEIVEVNPILDQSNRTADIAAELAASALGKRVLYNAGRASHRRRRGGR from the coding sequence GTGACCAGGACTGTCCAACTCATCGGCGCACCGATGGACTACGGTGCGGACCGACGTGGCGTCGACATGGGCCCGTCGGCGATTCGCTACGCCGACCTCGCGACCGAACTGGCGGACGCGGGCGTCGAAGCGGTAGACGCAGGCGACCTCCTCGTCCCGCGCGCCGAGGAGCGAGACCCCGGCGACGCCGACGCGAAGTTCCTCCCCGAGATCGAGGACGTCTGCCGACGTCTCGCGGACGAGGTCGCTGACGCACTCGCGGAGGACCGCGTCCCGCTCGTCCTCGGCGGCGACCACGCCGTCGCCATCGGTTCGATGGCGGGGAGCGCTCGCGACGCCGACATCGGCGCCGTCTGGTTCGACGCGCACGGCGACTTCAACACGCCCGAGACCTCCCCGAGCGGTAACGTCCACGGGATGCCACTCGCCGCCGCGCTCGGCGAAGGCACCTTCGCCGACCACCCGTGGGCCAACGCCGCCGGACTGCGGGAGGAGAACGTCGCCTACGTCGGCCTCCGCACCCTCGACGACCACGAGCGGGAGGCCATCCGCGACAGCGACATGACCGCGTTCACGATGAGCGAGATCGACGAACGCGGCATCACCGACGTCACCGAGGAGGCACTAGACGTCGCGAGTGCGGGCGTCGACGGCGTCCACGTCTCCTTCGATATGGACTGGCTCGACCCCGAGACGGCCCCGGGCGTCGGGACGCCGGTCCGCGGCGGCGCGACCTACCGTGAGGCCCACACCGCCCTCGAGACCGTCGCCGAGCGTGACGCGGACGAGGAGATCCTGCGCTCGATGGAGATCGTCGAGGTGAACCCGATCCTCGACCAGTCGAACCGCACCGCGGACATCGCGGCGGAGCTCGCGGCGAGCGCGCTCGGAAAACGAGTGTTGTACAACGCGGGTCGCGCGAGCCACCGTCGACGACGCGGCGGGCGCTGA
- a CDS encoding Rrf2 family transcriptional regulator, with translation MSSIELTSSQKTILRALVDLYTQREEAIKGEDIAGEVDRNAGTIRNQMQSLKALQLVEGVPGPKGGYKPTANAYEALEIQQLDTTAEIPVFCEGEEVENANVQEIDLTSVHHPELCRAEIHLRGSVREFHEGDKLRVGPTPLSKLVITGTLDGKDDTSNILVLKIESMEAPAEEPAH, from the coding sequence ATGTCATCGATCGAACTGACTTCTAGCCAGAAGACGATCCTCCGGGCGCTCGTAGATCTCTACACGCAACGCGAGGAGGCCATCAAGGGGGAGGACATCGCGGGGGAGGTAGACCGGAACGCGGGCACCATCCGGAACCAGATGCAGAGCCTGAAAGCCCTCCAGCTCGTCGAGGGCGTCCCCGGACCGAAGGGCGGCTACAAGCCGACCGCGAACGCCTACGAGGCACTGGAGATCCAGCAACTCGACACCACCGCCGAGATTCCCGTCTTCTGCGAGGGCGAGGAGGTCGAGAACGCGAACGTTCAGGAGATCGACCTGACTAGCGTCCACCACCCGGAGCTCTGCCGCGCTGAGATCCACCTCCGGGGTTCCGTCCGGGAGTTCCACGAGGGCGACAAACTCCGCGTCGGCCCGACGCCGCTGTCGAAGCTCGTCATCACCGGAACCCTCGACGGGAAAGACGACACGAGCAACATCCTCGTGTTGAAGATCGAGTCGATGGAGGCGCCCGCCGAAGAGCCCGCACACTGA
- a CDS encoding NAD-dependent epimerase/dehydratase family protein, with translation MNGARVLVTGGAGFIGSNLANHLAEDNDVVAVDNGYLGTPENLDEAVEFVEADVLDDDLPTDVDVVFHLAALSSRQMLEENPRQGARVNVEGFVNVVEQAHADGCSTVVYASTSSAYGSRTEPSPEDMDLEAATGYDASMLGRERYGEYYNSFYDDLTCAGMRFFSVYQGYGGNESHKGEYANTVSQFADEIANGESPVLWGDGSQTRDFTHVDDIVRGLVTTAAHDLAGVYNLGTGDAYSFNEMVELINDVLGTDVEPAYEPIPLENYVHDTCADITKIAEATGWEPEISFEEGVKQVCAPYLDSE, from the coding sequence ATGAACGGTGCCCGTGTGCTCGTCACGGGTGGTGCGGGGTTCATCGGTTCGAACCTCGCGAACCACCTGGCCGAGGACAACGACGTTGTAGCAGTGGACAACGGTTACCTCGGAACCCCCGAGAATCTGGACGAGGCAGTCGAGTTCGTCGAGGCGGACGTCCTCGACGACGACCTCCCGACCGACGTCGACGTGGTGTTCCACCTCGCCGCACTGTCCAGCCGGCAGATGCTCGAAGAGAACCCGCGGCAGGGCGCCCGGGTCAACGTCGAGGGGTTCGTGAACGTCGTCGAGCAGGCGCACGCGGACGGCTGCAGTACGGTCGTCTACGCGTCGACCTCCTCGGCCTACGGGAGTCGCACGGAGCCGAGCCCCGAGGACATGGACCTCGAGGCGGCCACGGGGTACGACGCCTCGATGCTCGGCCGCGAGCGCTACGGCGAGTACTACAACAGCTTCTACGACGACCTGACCTGTGCCGGGATGCGGTTCTTCTCGGTCTACCAGGGTTACGGCGGCAACGAGTCCCACAAGGGCGAGTACGCGAACACCGTCAGCCAGTTCGCGGACGAGATCGCGAACGGCGAGTCGCCGGTACTGTGGGGTGACGGCTCCCAGACGCGTGACTTCACGCACGTCGACGACATCGTCCGGGGACTCGTCACCACGGCCGCCCACGACCTCGCGGGCGTGTACAACCTCGGGACGGGAGATGCGTACTCGTTCAACGAGATGGTCGAACTCATCAACGACGTCCTCGGGACGGACGTCGAGCCGGCGTACGAACCCATCCCCCTCGAGAACTACGTACACGACACCTGTGCGGACATCACGAAGATCGCCGAGGCGACCGGCTGGGAGCCGGAAATCAGCTTCGAGGAGGGCGTCAAGCAGGTGTGTGCGCCCTACCTGGACAGCGAGTAG
- the gyrA gene encoding DNA gyrase subunit A: MSSESPDVPDGVADRVKNVRVDEEMEQSYIDYAMSVIAGRALPDVRDGLKPVHRRILYAMHEANITSGSSHRKSSNIVGDTMGDYHPHGDSAIYDALVRMAQDFSMRYPLVDGQGNFGSVDGDPAAAMRYTEARMAPIAEELLEDIEKDTVDFQANYDDRLQEPTVLPAALPNLLVNGSSGIAVGMSTNIPPHNLGEVIDATIHLIDNPECTVVDLMEYVKGPDFPTAGNIVGRSDVKQAYQTGRGRVRMRAEYHVEEGDRSDTIVITELPYQQNKSKLVERIADDVNDGKLEGIRDLRDESDRNGVRVVVELKQNANTDVVENRLLESHLERTFGIINLALVDGQPKVLTLKEMLAEYVSHRREVVRRRSEHDLAEAEDRAHILEGRLKALDQVDDVVDTIQNAEDREEAKEALKEVFDFTQAQADHIVRMQLGSLTSMEAAEIETEYEEVTETIERLEEILGSEEELLSVIKDELREIKDEYDDERRTSFIEDAGTVTDEDLIPEEDVVVVLSEGDYIKRVPADTFDSQHRGGKGIIGTDLKDDDRVSTVFTASTHDYLLCFTNQGQVYRLKVYQVPEMSRTARGTSAVNILDLDDGEEISAVVTADDLDFEADDEYLTMATRHGYVKRTSVGEFGNILTTGIIAISLEDGDELADVEVTSGDDDVILGSEQGMAIRFDENDVRPMGRNARGVHGMDLEGDDRVAGVAAADSDDERTLLTVTEFGYGKRTKLSEYRKQTRNGKGLVDIKTDERNGDVVSLDTVADDDNLVAMSERGQIIRLPVDEISTYGRNTKGVKVMDVEEGDEVAAVSVYRPSESDDEADEET; this comes from the coding sequence ATGAGTTCCGAATCACCAGACGTACCCGACGGCGTGGCGGACCGAGTGAAGAACGTGCGCGTCGACGAGGAGATGGAGCAGTCGTACATCGACTACGCGATGAGCGTCATCGCGGGTCGCGCGCTGCCCGACGTCCGGGACGGCCTCAAGCCCGTCCACCGGCGCATCCTCTACGCGATGCACGAGGCGAACATCACGAGTGGCTCCAGCCACCGCAAGTCCTCGAACATCGTCGGGGACACGATGGGTGACTATCACCCGCACGGCGACTCCGCCATCTACGACGCCCTCGTGCGCATGGCACAGGACTTCTCGATGCGGTACCCCCTCGTCGACGGGCAGGGGAACTTCGGGAGTGTCGATGGCGACCCGGCCGCGGCGATGCGGTACACCGAGGCCCGCATGGCACCCATCGCCGAAGAACTCCTCGAGGACATCGAGAAGGACACAGTCGACTTCCAGGCGAACTACGACGACCGCCTGCAGGAGCCGACCGTCCTGCCGGCGGCGCTCCCGAACCTACTGGTCAACGGCAGTTCCGGCATCGCCGTCGGGATGTCGACGAACATCCCGCCGCACAACCTCGGCGAGGTGATCGACGCGACCATCCACCTCATCGACAACCCCGAGTGCACGGTCGTCGACCTGATGGAGTACGTCAAGGGCCCCGACTTCCCCACGGCGGGGAACATCGTCGGGCGCTCGGACGTGAAGCAGGCCTACCAGACCGGGCGCGGCCGCGTCCGGATGCGCGCCGAGTACCACGTCGAGGAGGGCGACCGCAGCGACACCATCGTCATCACGGAACTGCCCTACCAGCAGAACAAGTCGAAGCTCGTCGAGCGCATCGCCGACGACGTCAACGACGGCAAACTCGAGGGCATCCGCGACCTTCGCGACGAGTCCGACCGGAACGGCGTCCGCGTCGTCGTCGAACTGAAGCAGAACGCGAACACGGACGTCGTCGAGAACCGGCTGCTGGAGTCCCACCTCGAGCGCACGTTCGGCATCATCAACCTCGCGCTCGTCGACGGCCAGCCGAAGGTCCTCACGCTGAAGGAGATGCTCGCGGAGTACGTCTCCCACCGCCGCGAGGTGGTTCGGCGGCGCTCCGAGCACGACCTCGCCGAGGCCGAAGACCGCGCTCACATCCTTGAGGGCCGCCTGAAGGCCCTCGATCAGGTCGACGACGTGGTCGACACCATCCAGAACGCCGAGGACCGCGAGGAGGCCAAAGAGGCCCTGAAGGAGGTCTTCGACTTCACGCAGGCCCAGGCCGACCACATCGTCCGGATGCAGCTCGGCAGCCTCACGTCGATGGAGGCCGCCGAGATCGAGACCGAGTACGAGGAGGTCACCGAGACCATCGAGCGCCTCGAGGAGATCCTCGGCAGCGAGGAGGAACTCCTCTCGGTCATCAAGGACGAACTCCGCGAGATCAAGGACGAGTACGACGACGAGCGCCGCACCTCGTTCATCGAGGACGCCGGCACCGTCACCGACGAGGACCTCATCCCCGAGGAGGACGTCGTGGTCGTGCTCAGCGAGGGCGACTACATCAAGCGCGTCCCCGCGGACACCTTCGACTCACAGCACCGCGGCGGGAAAGGCATCATCGGCACCGACCTCAAGGACGACGACCGCGTCTCGACGGTGTTCACGGCGAGCACGCACGACTACTTGCTATGCTTCACGAACCAGGGCCAGGTGTACCGCCTGAAGGTCTACCAGGTGCCGGAGATGTCCCGCACTGCCCGCGGGACCTCGGCGGTGAACATCCTCGACCTCGACGACGGCGAGGAGATCTCCGCGGTCGTCACCGCCGACGACCTCGACTTCGAGGCCGACGACGAGTACCTCACGATGGCCACCCGTCACGGCTACGTGAAGCGGACGAGCGTCGGCGAATTCGGGAACATCCTCACGACGGGTATCATCGCCATCTCCCTGGAGGACGGCGACGAACTCGCCGACGTCGAGGTGACCAGCGGCGACGACGACGTCATCCTCGGTAGCGAGCAGGGGATGGCCATCCGCTTCGACGAGAACGACGTCCGGCCGATGGGTCGGAACGCTCGAGGCGTCCACGGCATGGACCTCGAGGGCGACGACCGGGTCGCCGGCGTCGCCGCGGCCGACTCCGACGACGAGCGCACGTTGCTGACGGTCACCGAGTTCGGCTACGGGAAGCGGACGAAGCTCTCGGAGTACCGCAAGCAGACCCGCAACGGGAAGGGGCTCGTCGACATCAAGACCGACGAGCGCAACGGCGACGTGGTCTCGCTGGACACCGTCGCCGACGACGACAACCTCGTCGCGATGAGCGAGCGCGGCCAGATCATCCGCCTCCCGGTCGACGAGATCTCGACCTACGGCCGCAACACGAAGGGCGTGAAAGTGATGGACGTCGAGGAGGGCGACGAGGTCGCGGCTGTCTCCGTCTACCGTCCGAGCGAGAGCGACGACGAAGCGGACGAAGAGACGTAG
- a CDS encoding NAD(P)/FAD-dependent oxidoreductase — translation MATRVVVLGAGYAGAGAVSKLESELGPGTELVWISDTDYHLVLHEAHRVIRDPGVREKITIPVEDIKSTGTQFVHDAVTDVDTDDRVVELAEGDDVDYDYLLVGIGSDTATYGIEGMDEHPLTLKSLDDALEIHEQVKEAAREATRENPAQIVVGGAGLSGIQSTGELAEFRDRRNAPIDITLVEALPEIFPPGDSEIQGALRHRLEARDIEILTDDPITSCDADCLQFDEREDLDYDVFLWTGGVTGPAELGEVDLDAEHNRLSASSNLQTEDERVFAVGDCSLVDQGDDEVAPPTAQAAWQAADVAAENVARAIDDRPLKTWTYDDQGTLISVGETALAHEVEVGGVSAPVRTFNSTPAKMLKKGAAARWIAKITSWPRAMQAWDAL, via the coding sequence ATGGCCACGAGAGTCGTCGTTCTCGGTGCAGGGTACGCTGGTGCAGGTGCCGTCTCGAAACTGGAGTCCGAACTCGGACCCGGCACCGAACTCGTCTGGATCTCCGACACTGACTACCACCTGGTTCTCCACGAGGCGCACCGCGTCATCCGCGACCCCGGCGTGAGAGAGAAGATTACGATCCCCGTCGAGGACATCAAGTCCACCGGAACGCAGTTCGTCCACGACGCCGTCACCGACGTCGACACCGACGACCGCGTCGTCGAACTCGCCGAGGGCGACGACGTCGACTACGACTACCTCCTCGTCGGCATCGGCTCCGACACGGCGACCTACGGCATCGAGGGGATGGACGAACACCCCCTCACGCTGAAGAGCCTCGACGACGCCCTCGAGATTCACGAGCAGGTGAAGGAAGCCGCTCGGGAGGCGACCCGCGAGAATCCCGCCCAGATCGTCGTCGGCGGCGCGGGCCTCTCGGGCATCCAGAGCACCGGTGAACTCGCGGAGTTCCGCGACCGCCGCAACGCGCCCATCGACATCACGCTCGTCGAGGCGCTGCCCGAGATCTTCCCGCCAGGCGACAGCGAGATCCAGGGCGCGCTCCGCCACCGGCTGGAGGCCCGCGACATCGAGATCCTGACCGACGACCCAATCACGTCCTGCGACGCTGACTGCCTCCAGTTCGACGAGCGCGAGGACCTCGACTACGACGTCTTCCTCTGGACGGGCGGTGTCACCGGCCCGGCGGAACTCGGCGAGGTGGACCTCGACGCCGAACACAACCGCCTGAGCGCGTCGTCGAACCTACAGACCGAGGACGAGCGCGTGTTCGCGGTCGGCGACTGTTCACTCGTCGACCAGGGCGACGACGAGGTCGCGCCGCCGACCGCCCAGGCCGCCTGGCAGGCCGCCGACGTCGCCGCCGAGAACGTCGCGCGAGCGATCGACGACCGCCCGCTGAAGACGTGGACGTACGACGACCAGGGGACGCTCATCTCGGTCGGCGAGACGGCCCTCGCCCACGAGGTGGAGGTCGGCGGCGTCTCCGCGCCCGTCCGGACGTTCAACTCCACCCCTGCGAAGATGCTGAAGAAGGGTGCGGCCGCGCGATGGATCGCGAAGATCACGTCGTGGCCGCGGGCGATGCAGGCCTGGGACGCGCTGTAA